GCCGTCTTTTTTCATGCTGTTGATCGCAGCATTTATTGGTTTAAGAAGGTCCGACCCTGGTGTTAGGATAAAGCCAAAATCTTCGGAACCTAACGGGCCGCCGATGATTTTGAATGAACCTGGATTGGCGCCAATGTAGCCACGGGCCGACGCGGCATCCATTAATACACTGTCTACATCGCCAGATTTAAGTGCTTGTACTGACGTGCCAAACGTTTCGAGTAGCGTGATGCGAGGATTATCTTCGCTGCCATCCAATACGTCATAAACAGCGACATAAAAGTTGGTGGTGCCAGCTTGAGCGCCAAATTGAAAGTCGTCATTGGCGGCAAAAGACTCGGCATCAGTGAAGCGCTTTTCGTCGGCACGAACCAACATGAACTGTTGCGATGTCAGGTAGGGAACAGTGAAATCGATTTGCTGTGCGCGTTCCTCATTAATGGTGATGCCATCCATACCAACATCGTATTGTGCTTGCTTGACCGCCTGAATCATCGCGTCCCAACTGCTTAAGTGCCATTCTATTTTGGCGTTTAGGCGTTTGCCTATTTCGTTCATGGCGTCGTATTCCCAGCCAATGCCTTCACCTGTTGCAGGGTCCACAAAGTTCAGTGGCGTGTAGGCGTTTTCGGTGACGGCTAAAATAGTGCGGCCTTTAAGGTCTGGTAAACTATCGGCGAAACTGGCGCTACTGATAGAAATAGCGGCGATAACCATCAAACGAGATAACAAAGAAATCATGGGTGTTTACCTTTTAAAAGACGTTTTTTGAGTTTGCTCAAGATGGTAGAGATTATACATAGACGATAAAGACTAGACCATGCAATCTTGTGGTCATCAAGTGGCATGTCGAAGCGTAAACGAGTATATTTACTTTCTCATATTCAAACCGCTGAATGCTCGCATTCAAGGCTACTACTTAAGGTTCTTATGTCCCGCGAATTACCTCCTCAACAGGCTTTTCAAACTCATTGCTTAGCGCAAATGGGCGTGGTGTCTTGGTTGTCTTCGACGGACAGTGTGTCAGGTACGGTTTATATGCCGGTTCAGCCTTGGTACATAGAAACCGAGATAGAAGCGACTTTTTCTTCCACCGATACCGTGGTTGACCCTTATTCTACGGGGTTTAAAGCGGCGGAGCCTGCACCTGTTCCTGTGGCTAAGTTGTTGATGGACACA
This genomic stretch from Marinomonas primoryensis harbors:
- a CDS encoding transporter substrate-binding domain-containing protein, which codes for MISLLSRLMVIAAISISSASFADSLPDLKGRTILAVTENAYTPLNFVDPATGEGIGWEYDAMNEIGKRLNAKIEWHLSSWDAMIQAVKQAQYDVGMDGITINEERAQQIDFTVPYLTSQQFMLVRADEKRFTDAESFAANDDFQFGAQAGTTNFYVAVYDVLDGSEDNPRITLLETFGTSVQALKSGDVDSVLMDAASARGYIGANPGSFKIIGGPLGSEDFGFILTPGSDLLKPINAAINSMKKDGTLDALNKKWFFDYNQ